Genomic window (Pradoshia sp. D12):
AATTTATTGGAGCAAATGATTTTACGGAAGGCCTAAATCCATTCGCAGTCGGTCTTTTAATCGTAGGAATCGGTATGGCTCTTGGGGGAACAACTGGTTACGCCATCAATCCGGCACGTGACTTAGGTCCGCGTATTGCACATGCGATTCTTCCGATAGCGGGGAAAGGCCCATCTAATTGGGGATATGCTTGGATTCCGGTTGTAGGTCCTATTCTCGGCGGATCCTTGGGGGCTTTGTTCCATAAAGCGGTCTTCAATAATACGTTGACAGGCGCTTTCTGGGCAGTATTAGCTGGCACTGTAGTTATCTTGGTAATCGCTTATTTTATGACTAATAAAGATTCAGAACAAGCACTACGACAAGCTAATGATCCAGCAAAAGCAAGGTTATAAGTTACTAACTTTAGAGAAATCGATTATAATATAAAAATTAGTAGATGGGAGATGAAAAAAATGGAGAAATATATTTTATCAATTGATCAGGGGACCACTAGTTCCAGAGCTATTTTATTCAATAAAAAAGGGGAAATTGTACATAGTGCTCAAAAGGAATTTACACAGTACTTTCCAAAGCCGGGCTGGGTGGAGCATAATGCCAACGAAATTTGGGGTTCAGTGCTTGCTGTTATTGCGGGCTGTCTTTCAGAATCAGGTATAGAGGCAACAGATATTGAAGGAATCGGAATTACAAATCAGCGTGAAACAGCGGTGGTTTGGAATAAAGAAACAGGTCAACCTATTTATAATGCGATAGTTTGGCAATCCCGCCAGACAAGAGATATATGCGAGGAATTGAAAAATGCTGGCCACAATGATCTTTTTCATTCCAAAACTGGTTTATTAATAGATGCCTATTTTTCTGGGACAAAAGTTAAGTGGATCCTCGATAATGTAGAAGGTGCGCGTGATTTAGCCAATGAAGGAAAATTGTTATTCGGGACAATTGATACATGGCTAATCTGGAAGCTATCCGGCGGTAAAGCTCACGTAACTGATTATTCCAATGCTTCAAGAACAATGATGTACAATATTTATGACCTGCAATGGGATGATGAATTGCTGGAGATATTAGATGTTCCGAAATCCATGCTTCCAGAAGTGCGTCCTTCATCTGAAGTATATGCACAAACCATTGATTATCACTTCTTTGGTAAGAGTATCCCAATTGCCGGTATTGCTGGTGACCAACAGGCAGCATTGTTTGGCCAGGCATGCTTTGAAAAAGGAATGGCTAAAAACACATATGGAACAGGCTGTTTTATGCTCATGAATACTGGTGAAAAACCGGTTAAATCGGAAAAAGGATTATTGACGACTTTAGCCTGGGGATTAAATGGTAAAGTTGAATATGCATTGGAAGGTAGTATCTTTGTAGCGGGTTCTGCTGTTCAATGGCTCCGAGATGGATTAAGGATGCTTAAGGATGCTGCTGATAGCGAGACATATTGCCGGGCAGTTGACTCTACAGATGGAGTATATGTCGTTCCAGCCTTCGTAGGTCTTGGTACTCCATATTGGGATAGTGATGCAAGAGGAGCGGTCTTCGGTCTGACAAGAGGGACTACAAAAGATCACTTTATCAGAGCAACAGTTGAATCTTTAGCTTACCAAACAAAAGCTGTTATTGATGCAATGGAAGAGGAATCCGGAATTGAATTGAAAACATTGCGTGCCGATGGCGGGGCCGTTAAGAATTCATTCTTAATGGAATTCCAGAGTGATATCTTAAACGTGCCGGTTGAAATACCAAAAATTAATGAAACGACTGCCCTTGGAGCTGCTTATTTAGCTGGGCTGGCTGTTGGATTCTGGGAAAGCCAGGATGAAATTGCTGCCCAATGGATCATTGATAAATCATATGAACCAACTATGGAACAAGAGAAACGTAATGAATTAGTTGATGGTTGGGAAAGAGCTGTGGCAAGTACCAGAACCTTTAAATGATAATTCAATTTTGTATGAGTTTTACTCAAAAAATGATATAATGAAAATAAGTTAATATAAGGTTAGAGATTTTAAGAGACCGCGAGTACATTCCTTTAAATAAGGGTAATGTATTTTGTGGTCTCTTTTTATTATCTCAATAGCACTTATCAACAGAGGAGGAACAAGAGGATGGGTTTAAATAGTTTAAATAGACATGAATATAAAAATAAATTACAAAACACACATTTCGATGTGCTTGTCATTGGTGGAGGAATTACCGGAGCAGGGATTGCTTTAGATGCAGCTACAAGAGGGATGAAGGTGGGCCTAGTTGAAATGCAGGATTTTGCAGCCGGTACATCAAGCCGTTCAACCAAGCTGGTTCACGGTGGATTGCGCTATCTAAAGCAATTGCAAGTAGGAGTAGTTGCAGAGGTTGGGAAAGAAAGGGCTATTGTTTACGAAAATGGTCCTCATGTTACAACACCTGAATGGATGTTATTACCCTTCCATGAAGGCGGTACATTTGGTAAATTTACTACTTCCATTGGCTTACAGATGTATGATTTTCTTGCTGGAGTGAAAAAGGAAGAACGCCGCACTATGCTTACAGTAGATGAAACAATTGAAAAAGCTCCATTGGTTAGAAAAGATGGCTTAAAGGGTGGGGGCTACTATGTTGAATACAGAACCGATGATGCCCGCCTGACGATGGAAGTCATGAAAGAAGCGTTTGAACAAGGAGCAAGCTTACTGAATTATGCCAAGGTCGAGGATTTAATCTATGAAAATGGAAAAATAGTAGGTGTAAATGTTAAGGATATATTGGATGAGGATTCCTTCCAAATTAAAGCTAGGAAGATTATAAATGCAACGGGTCCATGGGTAGACTTTATACGTGAAAAAGACAATTCTAAAAAAGGTAAAGTGCTTCAGCTTACTAAAGGTGCACACATAGTGATTGACCAATCCCGTTTCCCTTTGAAACAAGCGGTTTATTTTGATACCCCTGATGGAAGAATGGTATTCGCGATTCCGCGTGAAGGGAAAGCCTATGTTGGGACAACAGATACATTCTATGGTCAAGATCCAATCAATCCAAAAATGACTGATCAAGACAGAGATTATATATTGGATGCTATTAACTATATGTTCCCTTCAGTAAACGTTACTAAAGAGGATGTGGAATCCAGTTGGGCTGGAGTGCGCCCATTAATCAGCCAGGAGGGGAAAGGTGCTTCTGAGATATCCAGGAAAGATGAAACATGGGTATCTGATTCTGGGTTAATTACGATTGCAGGCGGAAAATTGACAGGATATCGTAAAATGGCTGAAACCGTTTTGGATTTAGTAGCTAAACAATTCAGAGATGAAGGATATAAACATTTCGGTAGCTGCTATACTGAAAAAATGCCGATATCCGGCGGCCGTGTTGGAGGCTCAACGAAATTTAGTTCATATATAAGCAAAACTAAAGAAAAAGCAATCGGAACCGGGTTATCAGATACAGAAGCAAGAGAGATTATTTCAACATATGGATCCAATGCTCCGCTTCTGTTTGAAATAGCCCGAAAAAACAAAGAAAAAGCGAGCGAAATAGGGCTGCCATTACCAGTATTGGCTAAATTGGGCTATGCAATTGAATATGAATTGGCTTATACGCCGCTTGATTTCTTTAATCGCAGAACTGGCATGGTCCTATTTGATATTAAGCATGTTCATGAATACAAAGATCAAGTGATTTCGTATATGAAAAAAGTACTGCATTGGACTGAACAGCAAACAGAAATGTATACTAAAGAGCTTGAAACTGAATTGCATGATGCTGCGTATCCACAATCCGAGCTGGTTACGAATTAATATAAATACGGATAAATGACCCCACTTCCTTGAAATATAGGTTGTGGGTTTTTTTTTTAAGATTCAATATCTTTAAAAAGGGGAATAGAAATGAAACAGAAACTATTAGTTTATTTAACACGGGATGGGGGCAGTCAAGATGAATGAAATTCAAGGAAATAAGAAAAATGAATGGATGATTTATACCGGATCTTATGCAGAAGAAACAAGTACGGGTATTCATCTATTCAAATTGAACGTGAAAGAAAAAAAACTTGACTTAGTTGAGAAATATACGGGTATTGAAAATCCTTCCTTTCTTGTTATAAATAAAGCTCAGACCCATTTATACGCGGTAAGTGAAGTTGAGTATGGGATGGTTGTCTCTTATGCAATCAATCGGCAATCCGAACAGATTAGAGAGTTAAATCGCAAATCTACGAATGGGATGGCACCTTGCTATGTCAGTCTTAGTGAAAATGAATCTTGTTTATACATTAGTAATTATGGTGGCACGGTAACTAGGATAGAACTACAAGAGGACGGAACACTTGGAGAACATACGACAACAAATGAACATGTTGGATCAGGGGTTTGGGCAGACAGACAGGATGCACCGCATGCTCACTCAATCGTACCGGTACCGAATTCCTCCGTTGTAGTTGCAGCAGATTTAGGTACTGATAAAATTTATGTATACGATGATAAGGATTTTGCCAATTTGGCTAAAATGTCTACTATTCCTGGATCGGGTCCAAGACATTTTGCCTTTCACCCTACATTGCCAATCATGTATGTCATCCAGGAATTAAGCAATACAATCGCAGTATTTGAATTAAATGACCAACATATACCGGATTCTCTTCTAGGGGTGGTTACTACATTGCCGGATGATTACAAAGAGGAAAATACAGCAGCCGATTTGCATATTTCAGAGGATGGCCAATTCTTATATGCCTCAAATAGAGGGCATGACAGTATTGCAACGTACAAAGTGGCAGAATCAGGTATACCGGAAATTATCGCATTTACACATACGGAAGGAAAGGGACCGAGAAATTTCGAGTTAATAGA
Coding sequences:
- the glpK gene encoding glycerol kinase GlpK, with protein sequence MEKYILSIDQGTTSSRAILFNKKGEIVHSAQKEFTQYFPKPGWVEHNANEIWGSVLAVIAGCLSESGIEATDIEGIGITNQRETAVVWNKETGQPIYNAIVWQSRQTRDICEELKNAGHNDLFHSKTGLLIDAYFSGTKVKWILDNVEGARDLANEGKLLFGTIDTWLIWKLSGGKAHVTDYSNASRTMMYNIYDLQWDDELLEILDVPKSMLPEVRPSSEVYAQTIDYHFFGKSIPIAGIAGDQQAALFGQACFEKGMAKNTYGTGCFMLMNTGEKPVKSEKGLLTTLAWGLNGKVEYALEGSIFVAGSAVQWLRDGLRMLKDAADSETYCRAVDSTDGVYVVPAFVGLGTPYWDSDARGAVFGLTRGTTKDHFIRATVESLAYQTKAVIDAMEEESGIELKTLRADGGAVKNSFLMEFQSDILNVPVEIPKINETTALGAAYLAGLAVGFWESQDEIAAQWIIDKSYEPTMEQEKRNELVDGWERAVASTRTFK
- a CDS encoding glycerol-3-phosphate dehydrogenase/oxidase; this encodes MGLNSLNRHEYKNKLQNTHFDVLVIGGGITGAGIALDAATRGMKVGLVEMQDFAAGTSSRSTKLVHGGLRYLKQLQVGVVAEVGKERAIVYENGPHVTTPEWMLLPFHEGGTFGKFTTSIGLQMYDFLAGVKKEERRTMLTVDETIEKAPLVRKDGLKGGGYYVEYRTDDARLTMEVMKEAFEQGASLLNYAKVEDLIYENGKIVGVNVKDILDEDSFQIKARKIINATGPWVDFIREKDNSKKGKVLQLTKGAHIVIDQSRFPLKQAVYFDTPDGRMVFAIPREGKAYVGTTDTFYGQDPINPKMTDQDRDYILDAINYMFPSVNVTKEDVESSWAGVRPLISQEGKGASEISRKDETWVSDSGLITIAGGKLTGYRKMAETVLDLVAKQFRDEGYKHFGSCYTEKMPISGGRVGGSTKFSSYISKTKEKAIGTGLSDTEAREIISTYGSNAPLLFEIARKNKEKASEIGLPLPVLAKLGYAIEYELAYTPLDFFNRRTGMVLFDIKHVHEYKDQVISYMKKVLHWTEQQTEMYTKELETELHDAAYPQSELVTN
- a CDS encoding lactonase family protein → MNEIQGNKKNEWMIYTGSYAEETSTGIHLFKLNVKEKKLDLVEKYTGIENPSFLVINKAQTHLYAVSEVEYGMVVSYAINRQSEQIRELNRKSTNGMAPCYVSLSENESCLYISNYGGTVTRIELQEDGTLGEHTTTNEHVGSGVWADRQDAPHAHSIVPVPNSSVVVAADLGTDKIYVYDDKDFANLAKMSTIPGSGPRHFAFHPTLPIMYVIQELSNTIAVFELNDQHIPDSLLGVVTTLPDDYKEENTAADLHISEDGQFLYASNRGHDSIATYKVAESGIPEIIAFTHTEGKGPRNFELIDEEKVLIAANEQSDSLVLFEINKEGIPTYTGNTISLSKPVCVQAIVRNQE